The sequence TCCTCGACGAGCTGCTCGCGCGCCTGACGGAGCTTTCGGCCCTCTACCTGGCCGACCAGGTCGAGGCGGGCGCCCAGGCCGTGCAGATCTTCGACTCCTGGGCCGGCATGCTCTCGCCCAGGACCTGGCGCCGGATCGTCCGGCCCCACCTGCTGCGGTTGCTCGAGAAGACAGAGTCCATCGGCGTACCGCGCATCCTTTTTCTCCACGGCGCGCCCCACCTGCTCGAGGAGATGATCGAGCTTCCCGCCGAGGCTTTCTCTTTCGACTGGCGAGTGGACCTCGAGGACGTGCGCCGGCGTCTCGGGCCGGATCGCGCCGTCCAGGGCAACCTGGATCCGGCGATCCTCACCGCCGGCCCCGAAGCCACCGCCACCGCGGCCCGGGATCTGCTATCCCGGGTCGAACCCCGGGGACACGTGGTCAACCTCGGTCACGGCATCACCCCCGACGCCCCCATCGAAAGCGTCGAGGCCCTGGTGCGGGTGGTGCAGGAGGAACGGCGATGAGCGGCAGCAAGCAGCAAGGAGACTGGGAAGCCACCGCGCGGCTGCTCGAGCGCTACGACAGCCCGGGACCACGCTACACCAGCTATCCCACCGCGGTGGAGTTCCACGAGGGCATCGACGCGGCGGCCTACGCCGAGCGCCTGGCCCTCGCCGCCGCGCATCCCGACGAGCCCCTGTCGATCTACGTGCATCTCCCCTTCTGCGAGGAACGCTGCCTGTTCTGCGGCTGTCACGTGATCATCACCCCCCACAAGGATCGCGCCCGCCCCTATCTGGAGTTGCTGCGCCGCGAGGTCGACATGGTGGCCGAAGCCCTCGGCCGGCGGCGCTCGGTCTCCCAGCTCCACCTGGGAGGGGGCACGCCCACCTATCACGAGCCGGAGGAGTTACGGCGCGTGCTGGCCCACATCCTCGGTGCCTTCCACCCGACGAAGGACGCCGAACTGGCGGTGGAGGTCGACCCCCGGGTGACCCGCATCGAACACCTGGACGTGCTGGCGGAATTCGGTTTCAACAGGATTTCCATGGGGGTGCAGGACTTCACTCCCCGGGTGCAGCAAGCCATCGGCAGAGTCCAGAGCGAGGAGGCCACCCGCACTCTGGTGGAGGCGGCCCGGGAACGCGGCTTCAAAGGCATCAACATCGACCTGATCTACGGCCTGCCCCATCAGCAGCTCGAGTCCTTCGCCCGCACGGTGGACGCGGTGATCGGCATGGAGGCCGACCGCTGCGCAGTGTACTCCTTCGCCTTCGTCCCCTGGATCCGCGGCCACCAGAAGAAGCTGATCGAGGCGGACCTGCCTTCGAGGGAAACCAAGTTCTCCCTTTTCGCCCGGGCGCGCGAACAATTCCTCGCGGCGGGCTATCGCGCCATCGGCATGGACCACTTCGCGCGGCCCGACGATGAGCTGGCCATCGCCCGCGAGGAGGGCCGCCTGCGACGCAATTTCCAGGGCTACACGGTGATCCCGGCCTCGGACGTGATCGGCGTGGGTATCTCCGCCATCGGGGATGTCAAGGGGCTGCACGTACAGAACGAAAAGAAACTCTCCCGCTACCAGGCCGCCATAGAAGCCGGGCGCCTGCCGGTGGAGCGGGGGGTGGCCCGGACCGAAGACGACGAGATCCGCCGGGAGGTGATCCACGAACTGATGTGCAACGGCCGGGTGGACTTCGCCCGGGTGGAAGAGCGCTTCGGCATTCGCTTCGATGAGTACTTTGCCCGGGATCTGGCCGAACTGCAGGAACACGCCGACACGGGGATGGTGACCATCAGCGCCGACACCATCGAGGCCACGCCCCTGGGCGAACTCTTCATCCGCAACCTGGCGCGCTGCTTCGACCGCTACTGGCGGGAGAAACATGCCGACGGTGACAGCCCCGTCTTCAGCCGGACGGTGTAGACCATGCCGCGGCTGGTGGTCGTGGGAGGCGGCATCTCGGGCCTGGCGGCCGCCGTGGCCGCCAGGCGCCGAGCCGAGCAGGCCGGGCGCGGTCTCGAGGTGCTTGTCGTCGAGAAGGACGATCGCTGCGGCGGCAAGGCCCTGACCGTGGCCCAGGATGGCTACCTCTTCGAGGGCGGCCCCACCGGCTACCTCGACAACGAGCCGTTGCTCGACGAGTTGGTGCGCGCGGTGGGCCTGACGCCCCTGCCGGCAAACGACGCGGCCGCCCGGCGCTTCATCGTGCGTGGGGGGAAGTTGCGGGAAGTCTCCGCCAACCCCCTCCGCTTCGCGCTCTCCGGGCTGCTCTCCCCTTTCGGCATGGCGCGGGTTCTGGCCGAGCCCTGGATTCGTCCGGGCAAGGGTGACGACGAGGAGTCCATCTTCGACTTCGCCCACCGCCGCCTGGGACGGGAGATCGCCGAGAGGATGATCGCACCGATGGTGCTGGGCGTCTTTGCCGGGGACGCCCGCCAACTTTCCGCCGCGGCGGCCTTTCCCCGGCTCGTGGAACTCGAGCAGCAGCATGGTTCACTGATTCGCGCCCTGCTGGCCCTGCGTCGCCGGCGCAAGCTGCAAGGCTCGCCCACGGGACCGGCGGGCAAGCTGACATCTTTCGAAGGCGGACTCGAGACCCTGCCCCAGGCCCTGGCGACGAGGGGCGGCGTGGAGGTGCAGACCGGCGCGGCCGTCGAGAGCCTCGAGGCCGCCGAGGGGGTCGGCTACCGCCTGCGCATCGGCGGCCGCGCTCAGAGCCTCGAGGCCGACGCCGTAGTCCTCGCCGGAGAATGCTGGGCCATGGCGGGGCTGCTCGAGGGCCTGGCGCCCACCGCGGCACGGATCCTCGAGGCGATTCCCACACCTCCGGTCACGGTCGTCGCCCTGGGCTACGGGCCGGCGATGAGGGGAGCCGTGCCGGTGGGATTCGGCGCCCTGATCCCCCGCGGTGAAGACCTGCGCATCCTCGGCTGCCTGTGGGACAGCCATCTCTTCCCAGGCCGGGAGCCCGCCGGACATCTGCTCATGCGGGTGATGCTCGGCGGCAGTGCCGACCCCCAGGCGGCGGGCCTGGACGACGCAACGATGCTGGCCCAGGTCACCGGCGAGCTGCGCCGCCTCTTCCCGCGCTTGACCGAGGCGCCGGTCTTCCATCGCATCGTGCGCTGGCCCCGGGCGATTCCCCAGTACGAACCCGGCCACCTGCGCCGGGTAGAAGCGCTGCGCGGCGATCTGGCCCGCCATCCCCGCCTCTTCGTGGCCGGCAACGCCCTCGAGGGCATCGCCTTCACCAAGGCGGCGGCGGCAGGAGTGCGGGCCGGACAGGCCGCCGCGGCGCAGCTCCTGGGGTTGGAAGCGACCCGGTGAAACTCTCGGTGGTGATCCCCGCCCTCGACGAGGAGCAGGGGATCTCTGCGACCCTCGCCGCCCTCCAGCCGGCCCGCCGGCTCGGTCACGAAGTGGTCCTGGTCGACGGCGGCAGCGCGGACCGCACCCGGGAACGGGCCCGACCGCTGGTGGACCGCCTGCTGGACAGCCCGGCCGGACGCGCCGGGCAGATGAACCGGGGAGCCGCCGAGGCCTGCGGCGACGGGCTGCTCTTCCTCCACGCCGACACCCTCGTGCCGGAGAACTTCGTCGCGGCCATCACCGGGGCTTTCCGCGCCGGCGCCGGCTGGGGCCGCTTCGACCTGCGTCTGGACGGGGCTCCCAGGGTCCTGCGGCTGGTGGAGACGATGATCAACCTCCGCTCGCGGCTCAGCGGCATCGCCACCGGGGACCAGGGGATCTTCGTCCGCCGGGATCTCTTCGAAGACGTCGGAGGCTACGCTTCCCTGCCGCTGATGGAGGACATCGAACTCAGCCGCCGCCTGAAGCGCCGCGGCCCGCCGGCCTGCCTGCGGGAACGGGTGATCACTTCGTCCCGGCGCTGGGAGCAGCAGGGCATCGCCCGGACGATCCTCCTGATGTGGTGGCTGCGTGCGCGCTACGCTCTCGGCGTCGATCCAGCCCGCCTGGCCCGGGCCTACCGCCGCCACGGCGGTTGAGGACACCCCGTCCGCGGCTTCCTTCGCCCTTCCTGCTCCGACCGCCCCCCGGGGCCGAGGGTTCAACCCTTCGCCTTCAGGTGGTCGGCAAAGTGCCGCGCGGCGGCGGGAAGGGCCGTCGACGCCCGATGGATCACGCCGTAGCTCTCCGGGGGAAAGGCCGGTCGGGGACGCAGCACACGCAGCCTGCGACGCTCGGCCGGCCTCAGGCAGAAGAAGGGAACCACAGCCAGGCCGAGCCCGGCACCCACCGCCGCTTTGATCACTTCCCAGCCGCCCGCCTCCGCGCCGACCTGGAGTGATTTCCCGGCACCGGCCAGGGCCGCTTCCACCAGGGCGCGAGAACGCGCGGGCGGCGGCGGCAGCACGAAAGGGTACCGCGCGAGCGCAGCCACGCCGGGCCGTGCGGGCAGGTCCGTCGCCGGTGGAGCGATGACCACCCGCGGCGTACGCCACACCTCCGTGTACGCCAGATCTTCCGGGAGATCGCCCGCCGAGCGAATCGCCAGGTCGATCTCCGCCACCCTCAGTTGCTCGAGGGCGTGCCGACGCGGCTGGACCGAGAGGTGGACCTGGACCTGCGGATGCCGGCGGCGAAACGCCGCCAGCACCGCGGGAAGCCGGTAGAGACTCACCGCTTCCCCCGCCCCGATTCGGAGGCGGCCGCCAAGGCGACCCGAGAGGCGCGCACTGACGACTCCGGGCAGATCCTGCCATTGTTCGAGCAGAGCCGCCGCCGGTTCGAGAAAAGCCCGACCGGCTTCGGTGAGCGCCTTGCGCCGGCCCGCCTTCTCCAGCAGCACCAGGCCGATTTCCTCCTCGAGGGCAGCGACGGCCATCGAGACAGCGGGCTGCGAAAGGTGCAGCAGCGCGGCGGCCTGACGAAAGGTACCCGTGCGGGCCACCGCCACGAA is a genomic window of Acidobacteriota bacterium containing:
- the hemE gene encoding uroporphyrinogen decarboxylase, whose amino-acid sequence is MNDLLLRALRGEPTERRPLWIMRQAGRYLPEYRELRERHSFEELSTTPELAAEVTLMPIERFPLDGAIVFADLMSPVAALGVEVRFDPGPVTDRTIRTARDLATLAEPRSGEIAPEVCRTLALVRERLDGRATLLGFAGAPWSVAAYLVEGRGKRDFPALRALAASAPEVLDELLARLTELSALYLADQVEAGAQAVQIFDSWAGMLSPRTWRRIVRPHLLRLLEKTESIGVPRILFLHGAPHLLEEMIELPAEAFSFDWRVDLEDVRRRLGPDRAVQGNLDPAILTAGPEATATAARDLLSRVEPRGHVVNLGHGITPDAPIESVEALVRVVQEERR
- the hemN gene encoding oxygen-independent coproporphyrinogen III oxidase, translated to MSGSKQQGDWEATARLLERYDSPGPRYTSYPTAVEFHEGIDAAAYAERLALAAAHPDEPLSIYVHLPFCEERCLFCGCHVIITPHKDRARPYLELLRREVDMVAEALGRRRSVSQLHLGGGTPTYHEPEELRRVLAHILGAFHPTKDAELAVEVDPRVTRIEHLDVLAEFGFNRISMGVQDFTPRVQQAIGRVQSEEATRTLVEAARERGFKGINIDLIYGLPHQQLESFARTVDAVIGMEADRCAVYSFAFVPWIRGHQKKLIEADLPSRETKFSLFARAREQFLAAGYRAIGMDHFARPDDELAIAREEGRLRRNFQGYTVIPASDVIGVGISAIGDVKGLHVQNEKKLSRYQAAIEAGRLPVERGVARTEDDEIRREVIHELMCNGRVDFARVEERFGIRFDEYFARDLAELQEHADTGMVTISADTIEATPLGELFIRNLARCFDRYWREKHADGDSPVFSRTV
- the hemG gene encoding protoporphyrinogen oxidase yields the protein MPRLVVVGGGISGLAAAVAARRRAEQAGRGLEVLVVEKDDRCGGKALTVAQDGYLFEGGPTGYLDNEPLLDELVRAVGLTPLPANDAAARRFIVRGGKLREVSANPLRFALSGLLSPFGMARVLAEPWIRPGKGDDEESIFDFAHRRLGREIAERMIAPMVLGVFAGDARQLSAAAAFPRLVELEQQHGSLIRALLALRRRRKLQGSPTGPAGKLTSFEGGLETLPQALATRGGVEVQTGAAVESLEAAEGVGYRLRIGGRAQSLEADAVVLAGECWAMAGLLEGLAPTAARILEAIPTPPVTVVALGYGPAMRGAVPVGFGALIPRGEDLRILGCLWDSHLFPGREPAGHLLMRVMLGGSADPQAAGLDDATMLAQVTGELRRLFPRLTEAPVFHRIVRWPRAIPQYEPGHLRRVEALRGDLARHPRLFVAGNALEGIAFTKAAAAGVRAGQAAAAQLLGLEATR
- a CDS encoding TIGR04283 family arsenosugar biosynthesis glycosyltransferase; translation: MKLSVVIPALDEEQGISATLAALQPARRLGHEVVLVDGGSADRTRERARPLVDRLLDSPAGRAGQMNRGAAEACGDGLLFLHADTLVPENFVAAITGAFRAGAGWGRFDLRLDGAPRVLRLVETMINLRSRLSGIATGDQGIFVRRDLFEDVGGYASLPLMEDIELSRRLKRRGPPACLRERVITSSRRWEQQGIARTILLMWWLRARYALGVDPARLARAYRRHGG
- a CDS encoding LysR family transcriptional regulator gives rise to the protein MTYHWNSLSLDRVRAFVAVARTGTFRQAAALLHLSQPAVSMAVAALEEEIGLVLLEKAGRRKALTEAGRAFLEPAAALLEQWQDLPGVVSARLSGRLGGRLRIGAGEAVSLYRLPAVLAAFRRRHPQVQVHLSVQPRRHALEQLRVAEIDLAIRSAGDLPEDLAYTEVWRTPRVVIAPPATDLPARPGVAALARYPFVLPPPPARSRALVEAALAGAGKSLQVGAEAGGWEVIKAAVGAGLGLAVVPFFCLRPAERRRLRVLRPRPAFPPESYGVIHRASTALPAAARHFADHLKAKG